A DNA window from Stutzerimonas stutzeri contains the following coding sequences:
- a CDS encoding NAD(P)/FAD-dependent oxidoreductase: MQTDVVIIGAGAAGLMCAFTAAARGRQVLLLDHANKAGKKILMSGGGRCNFTNLYTEPANFLSSNAHFCKSALARYTQWDFIEMVSRHGVPYHEKKLGQLFCDNKSSDILEMLLDECAQAGVDLRLDTAVESIAKHDEGYALQTAIGAVRCQSLVIATGGLSIPTLGASGFGYQIARQFGHSVLPTRAGLVPFTITEPQLKTICTELSGTSVEDCLVSCNGQSFRENILFTHRGLSGPAILQISSYWQPGDVVHINLLPHLDLNEWLTTQRQERPNAELKTVLGEVFTRKMAGLLCEHWFVSKPLKQYVPSELEAIAENLADWQLVPAGTEGYRTAEVTLGGVDTREVSSKTMESQKSPGLYFVGEVLDVTAHLGGFNFQWAWASAYAAGQFV, encoded by the coding sequence GTGCAGACTGACGTGGTGATAATCGGCGCAGGCGCGGCCGGCCTGATGTGCGCATTCACCGCCGCTGCGCGGGGACGCCAGGTGCTGCTGCTGGACCACGCCAACAAGGCCGGCAAGAAGATCCTCATGTCTGGCGGAGGGCGGTGCAACTTCACCAACCTGTACACCGAGCCGGCCAACTTCCTTTCCAGCAACGCGCATTTCTGCAAGTCCGCGCTGGCGCGCTACACCCAGTGGGACTTCATCGAAATGGTCAGCCGCCACGGCGTGCCCTATCACGAGAAGAAACTCGGCCAGCTGTTCTGCGATAACAAATCCAGCGACATCCTCGAGATGCTTCTCGACGAATGCGCCCAGGCCGGCGTCGATCTGCGCCTGGATACAGCAGTCGAGTCCATTGCCAAGCATGACGAAGGGTACGCGCTGCAAACCGCCATCGGCGCGGTACGCTGCCAGTCGCTGGTGATCGCAACTGGCGGCCTGTCGATCCCGACCCTGGGCGCCAGCGGCTTCGGCTATCAGATTGCCCGTCAGTTCGGCCATAGCGTCCTGCCGACCCGCGCAGGACTTGTGCCGTTCACCATCACCGAGCCACAGCTCAAGACCATTTGCACCGAACTTTCCGGTACTTCGGTGGAAGACTGCCTGGTTAGCTGCAACGGGCAGAGCTTCCGCGAAAACATCCTGTTCACTCACCGCGGGTTGTCGGGACCGGCAATTCTGCAGATATCGTCCTACTGGCAACCAGGCGACGTCGTGCATATCAACCTGCTGCCGCATCTTGACCTGAATGAGTGGCTCACCACACAGAGGCAGGAACGCCCCAACGCCGAATTGAAGACGGTGCTGGGTGAAGTCTTCACGCGCAAGATGGCCGGCCTGCTTTGCGAGCACTGGTTCGTCTCCAAGCCGCTTAAGCAATACGTCCCCAGCGAACTGGAGGCGATCGCCGAGAATCTCGCCGACTGGCAACTGGTACCGGCTGGCACCGAAGGCTATCGCACGGCAGAGGTGACACTGGGAGGGGTGGACACCCGAGAGGTTTCTTCCAAGACCATGGAATCGCAGAAGTCGCCAGGGCTGTATTTCGTTGGCGAGGTGTTGGATGTCACCGCCCATCTGGGCGGCTTCAACTTCCAGTGGGCCTGGGCCTCGGCCTACGCGGCCGGACAGTTCGTCTAG
- a CDS encoding ATP-dependent zinc protease family protein, producing the protein MSRVLFLAGLLALPAFAAEPTLYGRYEHIKIEEIGKTLPAKMDTGAMTASLSARDIEQFQRDGEDWVRFRLAVDGADDTLYEQRLLGISRIKTRAEESGSVDPDSEPPRAERPVVGMQLCIGDQLREVEVNLTDRTHFSYPLLIGAETIRDLNAAIYPTEKYTAGQPTC; encoded by the coding sequence TTGTCTCGTGTTCTTTTCCTCGCCGGACTGCTGGCGCTACCCGCTTTCGCTGCCGAGCCCACCCTCTACGGACGTTACGAACACATCAAGATCGAAGAGATCGGCAAGACATTGCCTGCCAAGATGGATACCGGAGCCATGACCGCATCGCTGTCGGCGCGGGACATCGAGCAGTTCCAGCGCGATGGCGAGGATTGGGTTCGCTTCCGGCTGGCCGTCGATGGTGCCGATGACACTCTATATGAGCAGCGTCTGCTCGGTATCAGCCGGATCAAGACGCGCGCCGAGGAATCCGGCAGCGTCGATCCGGACAGCGAGCCGCCGCGGGCGGAGCGGCCGGTGGTAGGCATGCAGCTGTGTATCGGTGACCAGTTGCGCGAGGTCGAAGTCAACCTGACCGATCGCACCCACTTCAGCTATCCCTTGCTGATCGGCGCCGAGACCATCCGCGACCTGAACGCGGCGATCTATCCGACCGAGAAATACACGGCTGGTCAGCCAACCTGCTGA
- a CDS encoding substrate-binding periplasmic protein — MKGKRRYLALILLLASASLPAEVLRLAGNIWPPYTDKRLPGDGLSVDLIRTALGRGGYELEYIEVPWERALLGVKNGSYDMINGWPTVKRVDYTRSSRPFLINRMRWLQRRESDIRYEGLDSLLGYPIALSRGYVYSDELDDDTRLQKGYAANFVQAAKMLIAGRVDLTLEDERTALFHLNRELGHERDALSFVPGEFSQVGLSLVVRNDHPRAADIIATFDREIALMLDDGSYASIFLRHGVPPPEALP; from the coding sequence GTGAAAGGTAAACGACGGTATCTCGCGCTGATCCTGCTGCTGGCAAGTGCCTCGCTGCCAGCTGAGGTGTTGCGCCTGGCCGGTAACATCTGGCCGCCCTATACGGACAAGCGGTTGCCCGGCGATGGCCTGTCCGTCGACCTCATCCGCACGGCGCTTGGGCGTGGCGGTTATGAGCTGGAATACATCGAAGTGCCTTGGGAGCGCGCCTTGCTAGGCGTCAAGAACGGCAGCTACGACATGATCAACGGCTGGCCGACCGTCAAACGAGTCGACTACACCCGCAGCTCAAGGCCCTTTCTGATCAATCGCATGCGCTGGCTCCAGCGCCGCGAGAGCGACATACGCTACGAGGGGCTCGACAGCCTGCTCGGCTACCCGATTGCGTTGAGCCGTGGCTACGTATACAGCGATGAGCTGGACGACGACACGCGTCTGCAGAAGGGTTACGCAGCCAATTTTGTTCAGGCCGCTAAGATGCTGATTGCCGGCCGTGTCGATCTCACGCTGGAAGACGAGCGCACCGCGCTGTTTCATCTGAACCGCGAGCTGGGGCACGAGAGAGATGCGCTGTCGTTCGTGCCGGGTGAGTTCAGCCAGGTCGGCCTGTCACTCGTGGTGCGCAATGACCATCCTCGCGCCGCGGACATCATCGCCACGTTCGATCGGGAAATCGCCCTGATGCTCGACGACGGCAGCTACGCGTCGATCTTCCTGCGCCATGGGGTGCCACCGCCCGAAGCGCTGCCATAG
- the yccS gene encoding YccS family putative transporter, whose protein sequence is MPQPSLSQFLRRLWALEKFGYSLRVLIAMAGSMGLSWYLGQPTLIIPLFLGIIASALAETDDSWLGRLNALLVTLLCFSIAAVAVELLFPYPWLFVAGLAISTFALVMLGALGERYGAIAQATLILAIYSMIAADQRGGALQHLWRDPMLLVAGAAWYGLLSVCWNALFAHQPVQQSLARLYRELGLYFRYKAALFEPVRQLDVEQRRLELAQQNGRVVSALNAAKETLLHRLGNGRAGGKINHYLKLYFLAQDLHERVNSSHYPYQALAEAFYHSDVLFRCQRLLRLQASACAELGETIQLRQAFRYSEANGQALEDLQASLEHLREQNNPAWRGLLRSLRALSGNLSTLQRQLASASDPGTLEGEQDSSLLDRQPQTLRDAFNRIRQQLTPTSLLFRHALRMTIALVCGYAVLHAIHPEQGYWVLLTTVFVCQPNYGATRIKLVQRISGTLLGLIAGWALFDLFPSQPVQALFAVVAGVVFFATRSTRYTLATAAITLMVLFCFNQVGDGYGLIWPRLFDTLLGSLIAAAAVFLILPDWQGRRLNQVVANTLSCNSDYLRQIMRQYDSGKRDDLAYRLARRNAHNADAALSTTLSNMLLEPGHFRKDAETGFRFLILSHTLLNYLSGLGAHRESLPDDARDELLESAAQRLASSLDELADGLLHNQPVAVYSEEEEALAQQLEQAAEDIDDSHRLLQTQLGLICRQLAPLRSMAAHLVKRQPQSQS, encoded by the coding sequence ATGCCGCAACCTTCGCTCAGCCAGTTTTTACGTCGCCTATGGGCGCTGGAGAAGTTCGGCTATAGCCTGCGCGTGTTGATCGCAATGGCCGGCAGCATGGGTCTGAGCTGGTATCTCGGGCAACCGACGCTGATCATCCCGCTGTTTCTGGGCATTATCGCCAGCGCGCTGGCGGAAACCGATGACAGCTGGCTTGGCCGCCTCAACGCACTACTGGTGACACTGCTGTGCTTCAGCATCGCTGCCGTCGCGGTCGAACTGCTGTTCCCCTACCCCTGGCTGTTCGTTGCCGGCCTGGCGATTTCTACCTTCGCACTGGTCATGCTGGGCGCGCTGGGCGAGCGCTACGGCGCGATTGCTCAGGCGACCCTGATTCTCGCGATCTACAGCATGATCGCCGCCGATCAGCGCGGCGGTGCGCTGCAGCATCTCTGGCGCGACCCCATGCTGCTGGTGGCGGGCGCGGCCTGGTACGGCCTGCTTTCGGTGTGCTGGAACGCGCTGTTCGCTCACCAACCGGTGCAGCAGAGCCTGGCACGGCTGTACCGCGAGCTGGGCCTGTATTTCCGTTACAAGGCTGCATTGTTCGAACCTGTGCGGCAGCTGGACGTGGAACAGCGCCGCCTCGAGCTGGCGCAGCAGAATGGCCGAGTCGTCAGCGCCCTGAATGCCGCCAAGGAAACGCTGTTGCATCGCCTCGGCAATGGCCGGGCGGGCGGCAAGATCAATCACTACCTCAAACTGTATTTCCTCGCCCAGGATCTGCATGAGCGGGTCAACTCATCGCATTACCCCTACCAAGCGCTTGCCGAGGCGTTCTACCACAGCGATGTACTGTTCCGCTGCCAGCGCCTGTTGCGCCTGCAGGCCAGCGCCTGTGCCGAGCTCGGCGAAACCATCCAGCTGCGCCAGGCATTTCGCTACAGCGAGGCCAACGGGCAGGCGCTCGAAGACCTGCAGGCCTCCCTTGAGCACCTGCGCGAGCAGAACAATCCAGCCTGGCGCGGCCTGCTGCGGTCGCTGCGCGCACTCTCAGGCAACCTTTCCACGCTGCAGCGCCAGCTGGCCAGCGCCAGCGACCCCGGCACCCTGGAAGGCGAGCAGGACAGCAGCCTGCTGGACCGTCAGCCGCAAACCCTACGCGATGCGTTCAACCGCATTCGTCAGCAGCTGACACCCACTTCACTGCTGTTCCGCCACGCCCTGCGCATGACCATCGCGCTGGTCTGCGGCTACGCCGTCCTGCACGCCATACATCCGGAGCAGGGCTATTGGGTGCTGCTGACCACCGTGTTCGTCTGCCAGCCCAACTACGGCGCTACCCGCATCAAACTGGTGCAACGTATCAGCGGCACCTTGCTCGGGCTCATTGCCGGCTGGGCGTTGTTCGACCTGTTTCCCAGCCAGCCGGTTCAGGCACTGTTCGCGGTAGTCGCCGGTGTGGTGTTCTTCGCCACCCGCAGCACGCGCTATACCCTGGCCACCGCGGCCATCACCCTGATGGTGTTGTTCTGCTTCAATCAGGTCGGCGATGGCTACGGGCTGATCTGGCCGCGCCTGTTCGACACCCTGCTTGGCAGCCTGATCGCTGCCGCCGCGGTATTCCTCATCCTGCCTGACTGGCAGGGGCGACGCCTGAATCAGGTGGTCGCCAATACGCTCAGCTGCAACAGCGACTATCTGCGTCAGATCATGCGTCAGTACGACAGCGGCAAGCGTGACGATCTGGCCTATCGGCTGGCCCGGCGCAACGCGCACAACGCCGACGCGGCGCTGTCGACCACGCTGTCGAACATGCTGCTGGAACCGGGGCACTTCCGAAAGGACGCCGAAACCGGCTTCCGCTTCCTGATCCTCTCCCACACGCTGCTCAATTACCTCTCCGGCCTGGGCGCGCATCGCGAAAGCCTGCCGGACGATGCCCGCGACGAGCTGCTTGAAAGCGCAGCACAGCGTCTTGCCAGCAGCCTCGACGAGCTCGCCGATGGGCTGCTGCACAACCAGCCGGTAGCGGTGTACAGCGAGGAAGAAGAGGCCCTGGCGCAGCAGCTGGAGCAAGCCGCAGAAGACATCGATGACAGCCATCGATTGCTGCAGACGCAGCTGGGACTGATCTGCCGGCAACTGGCGCCGCTGCGCAGCATGGCTGCGCACCTGGTCAAACGGCAGCCGCAAAGCCAGAGCTAG
- the dbpA gene encoding ATP-dependent RNA helicase DbpA: MPSTAFSSLPLSAAMLANLDALGYTTMTPIQAQSLPVMLKGHDLIAQAKTGSGKTAAFGIALIEPLNPRYFGCQALVLCPTRELADQVAKELRRLARAADNIKILTLCGGVSIGPQIASLEHGAHVIVGTPGRVQEHLKKGTLKLDGLNTLVLDEADRMLDMGFYDAIAEIIGQTPARRRTLLFSATYPAGIKQLSASFMRDPQQVRAEALHDDGQIEQRFYEIDPEQRMDAVTRLLASFRPESCVAFCFTKQQCQELVDHLSANGISAMALNGDLEQRDRDQVLAMFANRSLSVLVATDVAARGLDIDALDMVINVELARDSEIHVHRVGRTGRAGNQGLAMSLVAPAEAHRAQAIETLQKAPLNWQSLDSLKAQAGAPLQPPMATLCIGAGRKDKLRPGDILGALTGDAGIPGTQVGKIAIFDFQAFVAVERGVVKQALKRLNEGKIKGRSLKVRVL; this comes from the coding sequence GTGCCCAGTACCGCCTTTTCCTCGCTGCCCCTTTCCGCCGCCATGCTGGCCAACCTCGACGCCCTCGGCTATACGACGATGACGCCGATCCAGGCGCAGAGCCTGCCAGTCATGCTCAAGGGCCACGACCTGATCGCTCAGGCCAAGACCGGTAGCGGCAAGACGGCCGCCTTCGGCATCGCGCTGATCGAACCACTGAACCCGCGTTATTTTGGCTGCCAGGCGCTGGTGCTGTGCCCGACACGCGAACTGGCCGACCAGGTCGCCAAGGAGCTGCGCCGCCTGGCGCGGGCGGCGGACAACATCAAGATCCTGACACTTTGCGGTGGCGTTTCGATCGGGCCACAGATCGCCTCTCTCGAACATGGTGCGCACGTCATCGTCGGTACACCGGGCCGCGTGCAGGAGCACCTGAAGAAAGGCACGTTGAAGCTCGACGGCCTGAATACCCTGGTGCTCGATGAAGCCGACCGCATGCTGGACATGGGCTTCTACGACGCCATCGCCGAAATCATTGGCCAGACTCCAGCCAGGCGGCGGACGCTGTTGTTTTCCGCCACCTACCCCGCCGGTATCAAACAGCTGTCCGCCAGTTTCATGCGCGACCCGCAACAGGTGCGCGCCGAAGCCCTGCACGATGATGGCCAGATCGAGCAACGCTTCTACGAGATCGACCCCGAGCAGCGCATGGACGCGGTGACGCGCCTGCTGGCCAGTTTCCGACCGGAAAGCTGCGTGGCCTTCTGCTTCACCAAGCAGCAATGCCAGGAGCTGGTCGATCACCTGAGCGCCAACGGCATCTCCGCCATGGCACTGAACGGCGACCTCGAGCAGCGCGACCGTGACCAGGTGCTGGCGATGTTCGCCAACCGCAGCCTTTCGGTCCTGGTGGCGACCGACGTCGCTGCACGCGGGCTGGATATCGACGCGCTGGATATGGTGATCAACGTCGAGCTGGCAAGAGATTCGGAAATCCATGTACACCGTGTCGGCCGGACCGGCCGGGCCGGTAACCAGGGCCTGGCCATGAGCCTGGTGGCGCCGGCCGAAGCGCATCGTGCGCAGGCCATCGAAACCTTGCAGAAGGCGCCGCTCAACTGGCAATCGCTGGACAGCCTGAAAGCCCAGGCGGGCGCGCCGCTGCAACCGCCAATGGCGACGCTGTGCATTGGAGCAGGCCGCAAGGACAAACTGCGCCCCGGCGACATCCTGGGTGCGCTGACCGGCGATGCCGGCATTCCCGGCACCCAGGTGGGCAAGATCGCCATCTTCGATTTCCAGGCATTCGTGGCTGTCGAGCGTGGCGTCGTCAAGCAGGCGCTCAAGCGTTTGAATGAAGGCAAGATCAAGGGCCGCTCGCTGAAGGTACGGGTGCTCTGA